The following are from one region of the Planctomycetota bacterium genome:
- a CDS encoding type II toxin-antitoxin system prevent-host-death family antitoxin, which translates to MKRVPIAEAEARWSALLGSVEAGDEVVITRDGKAVARLVPVPQAKRSVADVFRTARLLGGFDMAGTDNLPNE; encoded by the coding sequence ATGAAGCGGGTACCAATCGCCGAAGCAGAGGCCCGTTGGTCGGCCCTCCTCGGCAGCGTCGAGGCAGGCGACGAGGTCGTGATCACCCGCGATGGCAAGGCAGTCGCGCGGCTCGTTCCAGTCCCTCAGGCCAAGCGATCCGTCGCCGACGTGTTTCGAACCGCCCGCTTGCTCGGAGGGTTCGACATGGCGGGCACCGATAACCTGCCAAACGAGTAG